A section of the Parasteatoda tepidariorum isolate YZ-2023 chromosome 6, CAS_Ptep_4.0, whole genome shotgun sequence genome encodes:
- the LOC107457246 gene encoding SH2/SH3 adapter protein dreadlocks, with protein sequence MAETYVIAKYDYKAQSNQELNIMKNERLVLLDDSKHWWKVQNTRNQAGFVPSNYVEKEKPSMFDSITKRIFSKKSEPKIAPPSSSRIAAAKEAEAKGISPRVATPADKICLNTTAIVKYTYEAQKADEISLVKGTRVVVMEKSGDGWWKGESCDAQIGWFPSNYVQEEPRDASNVAGVSTPSKKLSVTYQNIPSNEGEHLPEISRNLQPEGEPATVTYQNVLQGNDFVITLYPFSSQSDEELSFQKGDQLEIVERPSNDPDWWRARNNIGQIGLVPKNYLQIVSPGRADTAPPKPDEASVNGAQHEHPKPVLGACGGSPMVKQRNKGNSDRPWYIGSITRSDCDRMLNDFAEDGDFVIRDSETIVGDYSVSLKAPKRNKHFRVYMEDGVYCIGQRRFNSLDELVEYYKRAPIYTGPDGEKLYLIKAFRKVI encoded by the coding sequence ATGGCAGAGACATATGTAATTGCTAAATATGATTATAAAGCACAAAGTAATCAAGaattaaatatcatgaaaaatgAGCGTCTTGTTCTATTGGATGACAGTAAGCATTGGTGGAAAGTTCAGAATACTCGAAACCAAGCCGGCTTCGTTCCGTCGAACTACGTCGAGAAGGAGAAACCTTCCATGTTTGATAGCATAACCAAGCGTATATTTAGTAAGAAAAGTGAACCCAAAATTGCTCCTCCGTCTTCATCAAGAATAGCTGCTGCCAAGGAAGCCGAAGCAAAAGGTATATCTCCTCGAGTTGCAACTCCTGCTGATAAAATATGCTTGAATACGACGGCAATCGTCAAATATACCTACGAAGCTCAAAAAGCCGATGAAATCTCTCTGGTCAAAGGTACAAGAGTTGTGGTCATGGAAAAATCTGGTGATGGTTGGTGGAAAGGTGAAAGCTGTGACGCCCAAATCGGATGGTTTCCGTCTAATTATGTGCAAGAAGAACCTAGAGACGCGTCCAATGTGGCCGGTGTTTCGACTCCTAGCAAGAAACTATCGGTCACCTATCAAAACATTCCATCAAATGAAGGTGAACATTTGCCAGAAATATCTCGTAATTTGCAACCAGAAGGTGAACCTGCTACAGTTACATATCAAAACGTTCTTCAaggtaatgattttgttattACTCTCTATCCGTTTAGTTCCCAAAGCGACGAAGAACTTAGTTTCCAGAAAGGTGACCAACTTGAGATAGTGGAACGGCCATCTAACGATCCAGATTGGTGGAGGGCACGCAATAATATTGGACAGATCGGCCTGGTTCCTAAAAATTACCTGCAGATTGTGTCTCCTGGTCGAGCTGATACTGCTCCACCAAAACCAGATGAAGCGTCTGTCAATGGTGCTCAACATGAACACCCCAAGCCTGTATTAGGAGCTTGCGGTGGTTCTCCAATGGTGAAACAACGTAACAAAGGTAACAGCGACAGGCCATGGTATATTGGAAGTATTACTCGAAGCGATTGCGACAGAATGCTGAATGATTTTGCAGAAGATGGCGATTTTGTAATAAGAGACAGTGAAACCATTGTTGGTGATTACTCTGTGTCTTTAAAGGCTCCAAAACGAAATAAACATTTTCGTGTTTATATGGAAGACGGTGTGTATTGCATAGGTCAGCGACGGTTTAATTCTTTAGATGAACTGGTTGAGTACTATAAAAGAGCTCCCATATATACTGGTCCAGATGGGGAAAAACTCTATTTAATCAAAGCATTTAGAAAAGTCATTTGA